Proteins encoded by one window of Ruminococcaceae bacterium R-25:
- a CDS encoding antitoxin Phd, whose protein sequence is MLISTDTLISITEANQNFSKVARLVDEKGAAVIMKNNAPKYIVIEFSKIPESAEVADKAAVTLAKKLISDKK, encoded by the coding sequence CTTTAATATCAATAACGGAAGCAAATCAGAATTTTTCAAAGGTTGCCAGGCTTGTAGATGAGAAGGGTGCAGCTGTAATCATGAAGAATAATGCACCCAAGTATATTGTGATAGAGTTCAGTAAAATACCTGAAAGCGCAGAAGTAGCCGATAAAGCAGCTGTAACTTTAGCAAAGAAGTTGATCAGTGACAAAAAGTAA